The Chlamydiales bacterium STE3 DNA segment TTTTTTATCAACTAGCTGGGAGCATGTTCTTTCTTTAAATCTTGAAGAAGAAAATTTGGTGGTCATTCTTTCTACCGGCAAAGACATCAAAATCCCTAATTTAACAAAAGAAGAACTAGAAACGATTTTTAAAGCACACGGTTATTACCTTGAGCGCGAAATCCAACGAAAACGAAAAAGTGAACTTGAAAGCAAACACCACACAAATTCCCCTTTCTTTAATCCCTCTCCAGGAAATAACGAAATCCCACTCTTACGCTTTGGAATGGGGGCTACAGATGGGTTTGGAACAGCTCTTCAACATAACCCCTCTCAGGCCAATGCTCCAGAGATTCCCTCAGAGATTTTAGAAAAAATTTCAGGGATAGCAAAGGTGCTTGCCCCGGAGGACCTCAACCTCCTTCCCACTCCGGAAGACAACTGCAATTGCTACCACTGTCAAATTGCTCGATCTATTCGCTCCTCTTTCAAACATCCGGAAGAAGAAGAGATACTTCCTGAAGAGCTTGTAACAGATGAAGATCTTACCTTCCAAGAGTGGGATATCACACAAGCAGGCGATAAGCTATTCACTGTAACAAACAAACTAAGCCCTGAAGAGAAATACAACGTCTATCTCGGACACCCTGTTGGCTGCACTTGTGGCAAAACTGGTTGTGAACATATTCATGTCGTGCTTAAAAGCTAAAAAATAGAAGAAGTTTTCGCTTTTTCGCTTTTTTTGTTTGCCATCTAAGAAGATGAAGTCGTAAAATTCACCCCTTAAGAACGAGGAGTTTAATTATGCGTAAGGGGTTATTTTTTGCTTGTGCCACTATCTTTTGTTGCATAGGCCAAATGTCTTTTGCTGCAGCTGAATCTTCGCCAAATGCAACCACATTTAGCCCATTCACCGGCAAAGTCATAAGTAATAAAGTTCGACTGAGAAATCAACCAAATCTGGATGGCCAAATCAT contains these protein-coding regions:
- a CDS encoding Uncharacterized protein (Product derived from UniProtKB/Trembl:F8L0C8), translated to MFVNDKYFSFPPFLSTSWEHVLSLNLEEENLVVILSTGKDIKIPNLTKEELETIFKAHGYYLEREIQRKRKSELESKHHTNSPFFNPSPGNNEIPLLRFGMGATDGFGTALQHNPSQANAPEIPSEILEKISGIAKVLAPEDLNLLPTPEDNCNCYHCQIARSIRSSFKHPEEEEILPEELVTDEDLTFQEWDITQAGDKLFTVTNKLSPEEKYNVYLGHPVGCTCGKTGCEHIHVVLKS